The Methanomassiliicoccales archaeon genome includes the window AATGGCCGTCTTCACTTGTTCCAGACTCTTCGCGCCGGTGCATACGACCTTTCCGCTGTGGAACAGGAGAGTGGCAGTCTTCGGCTCTTTCAAGCGGTAGATCAGGCCGGGGAACCGCTCCGGTTCGTATTCAGATCCCTCCAGAGAGATGGCTATGGTCGGGAGGTCAAGCTCAGTGCCCAAAGAAGTGGAAGCCACCACGTTCTCGATTTTGTATTTCGAAATAGGAACCCTCCTGATGGGCTTATTTTCATACCCATATATAAGCAAGGCTTTGACGCTAAACCCCAGTAATCCTTCCTATGAGTAATAAGAATGAAACGACTGGCTAACCATCATATCCGATGAAATAAGTAATTTGGCGTCAGAGCCATTTCTATTTCCTCCAGTTCGACCGTCATCGATTCAGAAGGATCTTCGTTCGATATGTGGG containing:
- a CDS encoding TATA-box-binding protein, which encodes MLIYGYENKPIRRVPISKYKIENVVASTSLGTELDLPTIAISLEGSEYEPERFPGLIYRLKEPKTATLLFHSGKVVCTGAKSLEQVKTAIEKVTKQLEKAGIHIKIEPKIEVQNIVASSDLGQSINLNAIAITLGLERVEYEPEQFPGLVYRLDVPKVVLLLFGSGKLVCTGARKPQDVE